The following DNA comes from Flavisolibacter ginsenosidimutans.
GCGGTCGAAAAATATCTTCAGGAAATCTCGAAAATACCGATGATTACGCCTGAGGAGGAAACGACTTTAGCGCAGCGGATTAAAATGGGCGACCAACGAGCACTGGACAAACTGGTTCAAGCCAACCTGCGGTTCGTGGTATCTGTGGCAAAGCAGTATCAACACCAGGGTTTGTCGCTCAGCGATTTGATCAACGAGGGCAATCTTGGTCTAATAAAAGCCGCCCAGCGTTTTGATGAAACCAAAGGTTTTAAGTTCATTTCTTACGCTGTGTGGTGGATTCGCCAGTCCATTTTACAGGCTTTGGCTGAACAAGGCCGCTTGGTTCGCTTACCCCAGAATAAAATCGGAACATATAATAAGGCTAACAAGGCCTATATGGCTTTTGAACAAGAACACGAAAGAGAGCCGTCCACCGAAGAATTGGCGGACATACTGGAGATGAGTGAGACGGAGATCAACAACATTTTTCAAAGCAATACCCGCCACACATCACTTGACGCACCGGTGCACGAAGCAGAAGATGTAGCGATGGGAGATTTGCTTGAGGGAAGCGACGATACAGATGAAGACGTGATGAAAGATTCGCTGCGCAACGAAATTCGCCGCGTATTGAAATCTCTCTCGCCAAGAGAAGCAGAGATTGTGAACGC
Coding sequences within:
- a CDS encoding sigma-70 family RNA polymerase sigma factor, whose protein sequence is MRQLKIATQITNRDSQAVEKYLQEISKIPMITPEEETTLAQRIKMGDQRALDKLVQANLRFVVSVAKQYQHQGLSLSDLINEGNLGLIKAAQRFDETKGFKFISYAVWWIRQSILQALAEQGRLVRLPQNKIGTYNKANKAYMAFEQEHEREPSTEELADILEMSETEINNIFQSNTRHTSLDAPVHEAEDVAMGDLLEGSDDTDEDVMKDSLRNEIRRVLKSLSPREAEIVNAYFGLDGENGTTIEQIGQKYDLTKERIRQIKERAIKRLQKARYSSALKAYLG